Proteins encoded within one genomic window of [Enterobacter] lignolyticus SCF1:
- a CDS encoding CoA pyrophosphatase — protein MDSPALNLDDFISRFQLLRPQPARATLNQRKAAVLIPIVRREQPGLLLTQRSPLLRKHAGQVAFPGGAVDSSDASLIAAALREAQEEVAIPPASVEVIGVLPPIDSVTGFQVTPVVGIIPPNLHYHASVDEVSAVFEMPLAEALRLGRYHPLDIHRRGNAHRVWLSWYQHYFVWGMTAGIIRELALQIGMKP, from the coding sequence ATGGACAGCCCGGCCCTGAATCTTGATGATTTTATCTCCCGCTTTCAGCTGCTGCGCCCGCAGCCCGCGCGCGCCACGCTGAATCAGCGCAAGGCTGCCGTACTGATCCCTATCGTGCGGCGCGAACAGCCGGGCCTGCTGCTGACCCAGCGTTCGCCGCTGTTGCGCAAGCATGCGGGTCAGGTGGCGTTCCCTGGCGGCGCGGTCGACAGCAGCGACGCGTCGCTGATTGCCGCCGCGCTGCGTGAAGCGCAGGAGGAAGTCGCCATTCCGCCCGCGTCGGTCGAGGTGATCGGCGTGCTGCCGCCCATCGACAGCGTCACCGGTTTCCAGGTGACGCCGGTCGTCGGCATTATCCCCCCCAATCTGCACTATCACGCCAGCGTTGATGAAGTCTCCGCCGTCTTTGAAATGCCGCTTGCCGAAGCGTTAAGACTGGGGCGCTACCACCCGCTGGATATTCATCGCCGCGGCAACGCGCACCGGGTCTGGCTCTCCTGGTATCAGCATTATTTTGTCTGGGGAATGACCGCAGGCATTATTCGTGAACTGGCGTTACAAATTGGCATGAAGCCTTAA
- the pabB gene encoding aminodeoxychorismate synthase component 1, protein MLSPSVITLPWRADAAERYFTPLHATPWAMLLHSGNARHPHNRFDILVADPVMTLTTCGEITTLDSSGSTRTSTDDPLLLLQQALDDCGIRPAASDDLPFQGGALGLFGYDLGRRFETLPAIAQADIAAPDMAIGIYRWALIVDNARQRVSLLSYDDPQQRLAWLETLSAPAEGDFALTSPWRSNMSRAVYGEKFRQVQAYLHSGDCYQVNLAQRFQASYRGDEWQAFCQLNRVNRAPFSAFLRLPDSAILSLSPERFIRLAQGHIQTRPIKGTLPRLADPQRDAEQAEKLRASPKDRAENLMIVDLMRNDIGRVAVPGSVRVPELFVVEPFPAVHHLVSTISAQLPASLNASDLLRAAFPGGSITGAPKIRAMAIIDELEPQRRNAWCGSIGYISFCGTMDTSITIRTLTATGGQIYCSAGGGIVADSEEEAEYQETFDKVNRILQQLER, encoded by the coding sequence ATGTTGTCCCCTTCTGTCATTACGCTGCCCTGGCGCGCTGATGCCGCTGAACGCTATTTTACCCCGCTGCACGCTACGCCGTGGGCAATGCTGCTGCACTCCGGCAATGCCCGGCATCCGCACAACCGCTTCGATATTTTGGTCGCCGACCCGGTCATGACGCTCACCACCTGCGGCGAGATCACTACCCTCGACAGCAGCGGTTCGACCCGCACGTCGACGGACGACCCGCTGCTGCTGTTGCAGCAGGCGCTGGATGACTGCGGCATCCGCCCCGCCGCCAGCGACGACCTGCCGTTTCAGGGCGGCGCGCTGGGCCTGTTCGGCTATGACTTAGGCCGTCGCTTTGAAACGCTGCCAGCCATCGCGCAGGCCGATATTGCCGCCCCCGATATGGCGATCGGCATCTATCGCTGGGCGCTGATCGTCGACAACGCGCGTCAGCGGGTGTCGCTGCTAAGTTACGATGATCCCCAGCAGCGCCTGGCGTGGCTGGAGACCCTGAGCGCCCCCGCCGAAGGCGACTTCGCCCTGACCTCGCCCTGGCGTTCCAACATGTCGCGGGCGGTATACGGCGAGAAATTTCGCCAGGTGCAGGCCTATCTGCACAGCGGAGACTGCTATCAGGTCAACCTCGCTCAGCGCTTTCAGGCGAGCTACCGCGGCGACGAGTGGCAGGCGTTTTGCCAGCTCAACCGCGTTAACCGCGCCCCGTTCAGCGCCTTTCTTCGTCTCCCGGACAGCGCGATTCTGAGCCTGTCGCCGGAGCGGTTTATCCGCCTTGCGCAGGGCCATATCCAGACGCGCCCCATCAAAGGCACCCTGCCCCGGCTCGCCGACCCGCAGCGCGACGCGGAGCAGGCGGAGAAGCTGCGTGCGTCGCCGAAAGACCGGGCGGAAAATCTGATGATCGTCGATTTGATGCGTAACGACATCGGCCGCGTGGCGGTGCCCGGCAGCGTGCGGGTGCCGGAACTGTTCGTTGTCGAACCCTTTCCGGCCGTGCATCATCTGGTCAGCACCATCAGCGCGCAGCTGCCCGCATCGCTTAACGCCAGCGACCTGCTTCGCGCTGCGTTTCCCGGCGGTTCTATCACCGGCGCGCCGAAGATCCGCGCCATGGCGATAATCGATGAGCTCGAGCCGCAGCGGCGTAACGCATGGTGCGGCAGCATCGGCTATATAAGCTTCTGCGGCACGATGGACACCAGCATCACTATCCGTACGCTGACGGCGACCGGCGGGCAGATATACTGCTCAGCGGGCGGCGGTATTGTGGCCGACAGCGAGGAAGAGGCGGAATATCAGGAAACGTTTGATAAAGTGAATCGTATTCTGCAGCAACTGGAGCGTTAA
- a CDS encoding YoaH family protein: MFAGLPSLSHDQQQKAVERIQELMAQGMSSGQAIALVAEELRASHTGERIVARFEDEDE, translated from the coding sequence ATGTTTGCAGGTTTACCTTCACTGAGCCACGATCAGCAGCAGAAAGCGGTCGAGCGTATTCAGGAGTTAATGGCCCAGGGAATGAGCAGCGGCCAGGCGATCGCCCTTGTCGCCGAAGAGCTGCGCGCCAGCCATACCGGCGAACGGATCGTGGCGCGCTTTGAGGATGAAGACGAGTAG
- a CDS encoding RidA family protein codes for MTITRIDAEARWSDVVIHNQTLYYTGVPENLEAQAFEQTANTLAQIDAVLQKQGSDKTRILDATIFLADKSDFAAMNQAWDAWVVAGHAPVRCTVQAGLMKPQYKVEIKIIAAV; via the coding sequence ATGACGATTACGCGTATTGATGCTGAAGCCCGCTGGTCTGATGTAGTCATCCACAACCAGACGCTCTACTACACCGGGGTGCCGGAAAATCTGGAGGCGCAGGCGTTTGAGCAGACGGCGAATACGCTGGCGCAGATCGACGCGGTGCTGCAAAAACAGGGCAGCGACAAAACCCGCATTCTTGATGCCACCATTTTCCTCGCCGACAAAAGCGATTTCGCCGCCATGAACCAGGCCTGGGATGCGTGGGTGGTTGCCGGCCATGCGCCGGTGCGCTGCACCGTGCAGGCAGGCCTGATGAAGCCGCAGTACAAGGTCGAGATCAAAATCATCGCCGCCGTCTGA
- a CDS encoding ATP-dependent DNA helicase, translated as MTDDFATDGQLAKAIPGFKPREPQRQMALAVTEAIDDARPLVVEAGTGTGKTYAYLAPALRAAKKVIISTGSKALQDQLYSRDLPTVARALDFRGKTALLKGRSNYLCLERLEQQALAGGDLPVQTLSDVILLRSWATQTVDGDISTCASVAEDSQAWPLVTSTNDNCLGSDCPLYKDCFVVKARKKAMDADVVVVNHHLFLADMVVKESGFAELIPEAEVMIFDEAHQLPDIASQYFGQSLSSRQLLDLAKDITISYRTELKDTQQLQKCADRLAQATQDFRLQLGEPGYRGNLRELLADSGISRALLLLDDALELCYDVAKLSLGRSALLDAAFERATLYRSRLKRLKETNQPGYSYWYECTSRHFTLALTPLTVADKFKEVMAQKPGSWIFTSATLSVNDDLHHFTMRLGIDEAQSLLLPSPFDYARQALLCVPRNLPSPNQPGAARQLAAMLRPMIEANNGRCFMLCTSHAMMRDLAEQFRATLTLPVLMQGETSKGQLLQQFVSAGNALLVATSSFWEGVDVRGDALSLVIIDKLPFTSPDDPLLKARMEDCRLRGGDPFDEVQLPDAVITLKQGVGRLIRDVDDRGVLVICDNRLVMRPYGAVFLASLPPTPRTRDIRRAVRFLAVPSAR; from the coding sequence GTGACAGACGATTTTGCAACAGACGGCCAGCTCGCGAAAGCGATACCGGGATTCAAGCCGCGCGAGCCGCAGCGCCAGATGGCGCTGGCGGTGACGGAGGCCATCGACGACGCCCGGCCGCTGGTGGTTGAGGCAGGGACCGGCACCGGGAAAACCTATGCCTACCTGGCGCCCGCGCTGCGCGCCGCAAAGAAGGTGATAATCTCGACCGGATCGAAGGCGTTGCAGGACCAACTCTACAGCCGCGACCTGCCGACCGTTGCCCGGGCGCTGGATTTTCGCGGCAAAACGGCGCTGCTGAAAGGGCGCTCCAACTACCTGTGCCTTGAGCGTCTTGAGCAGCAGGCGCTGGCGGGCGGCGACCTGCCGGTACAAACCCTGAGCGATGTCATTTTGCTGCGCAGCTGGGCGACGCAAACCGTCGACGGCGATATCAGCACCTGCGCAAGCGTAGCGGAAGACTCTCAGGCCTGGCCGCTGGTGACCAGCACCAACGATAACTGCCTCGGCAGCGACTGCCCGCTGTATAAAGACTGCTTTGTGGTAAAAGCGCGTAAAAAAGCGATGGACGCCGACGTGGTGGTGGTCAACCATCACCTGTTTCTGGCCGATATGGTGGTCAAAGAGAGCGGGTTCGCGGAGCTTATCCCCGAGGCGGAAGTGATGATTTTCGATGAAGCGCACCAGCTTCCGGATATCGCCAGCCAGTATTTCGGCCAGTCGCTCTCAAGCCGCCAGCTGCTCGATCTGGCTAAAGACATCACCATTTCCTACCGCACCGAATTAAAAGATACCCAGCAGCTGCAAAAATGCGCCGATCGGCTGGCGCAGGCCACCCAGGATTTTCGTCTGCAGCTGGGCGAGCCGGGGTATCGCGGCAACCTGCGCGAGCTGCTGGCCGACAGCGGCATCAGCCGGGCGCTGCTGCTGCTCGATGACGCGCTTGAGCTGTGCTATGACGTCGCCAAACTCTCGCTCGGCCGCTCCGCGCTGCTGGACGCCGCCTTTGAGCGCGCCACGCTGTACCGCAGCCGTCTGAAGCGCCTGAAAGAGACTAACCAGCCGGGCTACAGCTACTGGTATGAATGCACCTCGCGCCACTTCACGCTGGCGCTGACGCCGCTGACGGTCGCCGATAAGTTCAAAGAGGTGATGGCGCAAAAACCGGGGAGCTGGATTTTTACCTCCGCAACGCTCTCGGTAAACGACGATCTTCACCACTTTACGATGCGGCTTGGCATCGACGAGGCGCAGTCTCTGCTGCTGCCAAGCCCGTTCGATTATGCCCGGCAGGCGCTGCTGTGCGTACCGCGTAACCTCCCTTCGCCAAACCAGCCGGGGGCGGCGCGCCAGCTGGCGGCCATGCTGCGCCCGATGATTGAGGCCAATAACGGCCGCTGCTTTATGCTCTGCACCTCGCACGCCATGATGCGCGATCTTGCCGAACAGTTTCGCGCCACGCTGACGCTGCCGGTCCTGATGCAGGGGGAAACCAGCAAAGGACAGCTGCTGCAGCAGTTCGTCAGCGCGGGCAATGCGCTGCTGGTGGCGACCAGCAGCTTCTGGGAAGGGGTGGACGTGCGCGGCGACGCGCTGTCGCTGGTGATTATCGACAAGCTGCCGTTTACCTCGCCGGACGATCCGCTGCTTAAAGCGCGGATGGAAGACTGCCGTCTGCGCGGCGGCGATCCTTTCGACGAGGTCCAGCTGCCGGATGCGGTGATCACCCTCAAGCAGGGCGTCGGGCGGCTTATCCGCGACGTTGACGATCGCGGCGTGCTGGTCATTTGCGACAACCGGCTGGTGATGCGTCCATACGGCGCGGTGTTCCTCGCCAGCCTGCCGCCGACGCCGCGCACGCGCGACATCCGCCGGGCGGTGCGCTTCCTGGCGGTGCCATCGGCGCGGTAA
- the tsaB gene encoding tRNA (adenosine(37)-N6)-threonylcarbamoyltransferase complex dimerization subunit type 1 TsaB has product MRILAIDTATEACSAALWNDGSTSAHFELCPREHTQRILPLVQDILNESGVMLTELNALAFGRGPGSFTGVRIGIGIAQGLALGAGLPMIGVSTLMTMAQGAWRKTGATRVLAAIDARMGEVYWAEYVRDEQGVWLGEASEAVLKPEAVAERLTQLTGEWAMVGTGWKAWPEMAQSAAATLVDGEVLLPAAEDMLPIAVHLLAEGKTVAVEHAEPVYLRNEVAWKKLPGRE; this is encoded by the coding sequence ATGCGAATCCTGGCTATTGATACCGCGACCGAGGCCTGCTCTGCGGCCCTGTGGAACGACGGTAGCACGTCTGCTCACTTCGAGCTTTGCCCCCGAGAACACACCCAGCGCATTCTGCCCCTGGTTCAGGACATCCTGAACGAGAGCGGCGTGATGCTGACGGAACTTAACGCGCTGGCCTTTGGCCGCGGCCCCGGCAGTTTTACCGGCGTGCGTATCGGTATCGGTATCGCGCAGGGGCTGGCGCTGGGCGCCGGTCTGCCGATGATCGGCGTGTCGACGCTGATGACCATGGCGCAGGGCGCCTGGCGGAAAACGGGCGCCACCCGCGTGCTGGCGGCGATTGACGCGCGTATGGGCGAAGTCTACTGGGCGGAGTACGTGCGCGATGAGCAGGGCGTCTGGCTGGGCGAAGCCAGCGAGGCGGTGCTCAAGCCGGAGGCGGTCGCGGAGCGCTTAACGCAGCTGACGGGCGAATGGGCGATGGTCGGCACCGGCTGGAAAGCCTGGCCGGAAATGGCGCAGAGCGCGGCGGCAACGCTGGTTGACGGCGAAGTTCTGCTGCCGGCGGCGGAAGATATGCTGCCCATCGCGGTTCACCTGCTGGCGGAAGGGAAAACCGTCGCCGTTGAGCACGCCGAGCCAGTTTATTTGCGCAATGAAGTTGCATGGAAGAAACTTCCGGGCCGTGAATGA
- a CDS encoding Slp/YeaY family lipoprotein — MAGNKQWGRWLLAGVIAAALSGCVSVPDAIKGTSPTPQQDLARVMAAPQLYVGQEARFGGKVVNVLNENGKTRLEIATVPLDDGARPELGTPSRGRIYADVAGFLDPVDFRNQLVTVVGPITGTVKGKIGESPYTFMLMQATGYKRWNVTQQVVMPPQPIDPWYWGPGPYPRRYGYGGWGWYSPGPATVHTIVTE; from the coding sequence ATGGCGGGTAATAAACAGTGGGGACGCTGGCTGCTGGCTGGCGTTATTGCCGCAGCGTTAAGCGGTTGTGTATCCGTACCGGATGCGATTAAGGGAACGAGCCCAACGCCGCAGCAGGATCTGGCGCGCGTGATGGCGGCGCCGCAGCTGTACGTCGGCCAGGAAGCCCGCTTTGGCGGCAAGGTCGTGAACGTGCTGAATGAAAACGGCAAAACGCGGCTGGAAATTGCCACCGTACCGTTAGACGACGGCGCCCGTCCGGAGCTGGGCACTCCCTCCCGTGGACGCATTTATGCTGACGTTGCCGGGTTCCTTGACCCGGTCGATTTCCGCAATCAGCTGGTGACCGTCGTCGGTCCCATCACCGGAACGGTAAAAGGTAAAATTGGCGAATCGCCATATACCTTTATGCTGATGCAGGCGACGGGTTACAAGCGCTGGAATGTGACGCAGCAGGTGGTTATGCCGCCGCAGCCTATCGACCCGTGGTACTGGGGACCGGGGCCATACCCGCGCCGTTACGGCTACGGCGGCTGGGGGTGGTATAGCCCTGGCCCTGCCACGGTACACACCATTGTAACCGAATAA
- the fadD gene encoding long-chain-fatty-acid--CoA ligase FadD, with protein MKKVWLKRYPADVPAEINPDRYQSLVELFEHSVTRYADRPAFINMGEVMTFRKLEERSRAFSAYLQQGLGLKKGDRVALMMPNLLQYPVALFGILRAGMIVVNVNPLYTPRELEHQLNDSGAAAIVIVSNFAHTLEKVVDKTQVKHVILTRMGDQLSTAKGTLVNFVVKYIKRLVPKYHLPDAISFRRALHQGYRMQYIKPEVVAEDLAFLQYTGGTTGVAKGAMLTHRNMLANLEQVNATYGPLFNPGKELVVTALPLYHIFALTMNCLLFIELGGQNLLITNPRDIPGLVKEMAKYPFTAITGVNTLFNALLNNKEFQQLDFSTLRLSAGGGMPVQNVVAERWVKLTGRYLLEGYGLTECSPLVSVNPHDIDYHSGSIGLPVPSTDAKLVDDDDNEVAPGEPGELCVRGPQVMLGYWQRPDATNEIIKDGWLHTGDIAVVDDEGFLRIVDRKKDMILVSGFNVYPNEIEDVVMQHAGVQEVAAIGVPSGSSGEAVKIFVVKKDPALTEEALITFCRRQLTGYKVPKLVEFRSELPKSNVGKILRRELRDEARAKVENKA; from the coding sequence TTGAAGAAGGTTTGGCTTAAGCGTTATCCCGCCGATGTTCCGGCGGAGATCAATCCTGACCGTTATCAATCCCTGGTAGAACTGTTCGAACACTCGGTAACTCGCTACGCCGATCGGCCCGCGTTTATCAATATGGGCGAAGTGATGACCTTCCGTAAGCTGGAAGAGCGCAGCCGCGCGTTTTCCGCTTATCTTCAGCAGGGGCTCGGCCTGAAAAAGGGTGACCGGGTGGCGCTAATGATGCCCAACCTGCTGCAGTACCCGGTGGCGCTGTTCGGTATTCTGCGCGCCGGGATGATCGTGGTGAACGTCAACCCGCTGTACACGCCCCGCGAGCTGGAGCATCAGCTTAACGACAGCGGCGCGGCGGCGATTGTTATCGTCTCCAACTTTGCCCATACGCTGGAAAAGGTCGTCGACAAAACGCAGGTAAAACACGTGATCCTGACGCGGATGGGCGATCAGCTCTCCACCGCCAAAGGCACGCTGGTGAATTTTGTCGTCAAATACATCAAGCGGCTGGTGCCGAAGTACCATCTGCCGGACGCCATCTCGTTTCGTCGCGCGCTGCATCAGGGCTACCGAATGCAGTACATCAAGCCGGAGGTGGTCGCCGAAGACCTGGCCTTCCTGCAGTATACCGGCGGCACCACCGGCGTGGCGAAGGGGGCGATGCTGACGCACCGCAACATGCTTGCCAACCTTGAGCAGGTGAACGCCACCTATGGCCCGCTGTTCAACCCGGGGAAAGAGCTGGTGGTCACCGCGCTGCCGCTTTACCATATTTTCGCCCTGACCATGAACTGCCTGCTGTTCATCGAGCTCGGCGGGCAAAACCTGCTGATTACCAACCCGCGCGATATTCCAGGGCTGGTGAAGGAGATGGCGAAGTATCCGTTTACCGCGATAACCGGGGTTAACACGCTGTTCAACGCGCTGTTGAACAACAAAGAGTTCCAGCAGCTGGATTTTTCCACTCTGCGCCTGTCCGCCGGCGGCGGTATGCCGGTACAGAATGTGGTGGCCGAACGCTGGGTGAAGCTGACCGGGCGCTATCTGCTGGAGGGTTACGGCCTGACGGAGTGCTCGCCGCTGGTGAGCGTCAACCCGCACGATATCGATTATCACAGCGGCAGCATTGGTCTGCCGGTGCCGTCAACCGATGCGAAGCTGGTGGACGATGACGACAATGAGGTCGCGCCGGGCGAACCCGGCGAGCTGTGCGTGCGCGGGCCGCAGGTGATGCTGGGCTACTGGCAGCGTCCGGACGCCACGAACGAGATAATCAAAGACGGCTGGCTGCACACCGGCGATATCGCGGTAGTGGACGATGAGGGCTTCCTGCGCATTGTCGATCGCAAAAAAGATATGATTCTGGTCTCCGGCTTCAACGTTTATCCGAATGAAATTGAAGACGTGGTGATGCAGCACGCTGGCGTACAGGAAGTGGCCGCCATCGGCGTACCTTCCGGCAGCAGCGGCGAAGCGGTCAAAATTTTTGTGGTGAAAAAGGATCCGGCCCTCACCGAAGAGGCGCTGATTACCTTCTGCCGCCGCCAGCTGACGGGCTATAAGGTGCCGAAGCTGGTTGAGTTCCGCAGCGAGCTGCCGAAATCCAACGTCGGCAAAATTTTGCGACGAGAACTTCGTGACGAAGCGCGTGCTAAAGTGGAAAATAAAGCCTGA
- the rnd gene encoding ribonuclease D — protein MNYQMITQDDALKAACDAARGAPAIALDTEFVRTRTYYPQLGLIQMYDGDSVVLIDPLSITDWTPFRDLLLDGAVTKYLHAGSEDLEVFLNTFGVLPEPLIDTQILAAFCGRPMSWGFAAMVEEYTGIALDKSESRTDWLARPLTERQCDYAAADVWYLLPIAHKLMAETEASGWLPAALDECRLMQQRRREVVSPSEAWRDISNAWQLRTRQLACLRLLADWRLRKARERDLAVNFVVREEHLWSVARYMPGSMGELDSLGLSGSEIRFHGKTLLGLVSTAQALPEDALPEPLLNLMDMPGYRKAFKEIKALVQDVSKEKGVSAELLASRRQINQLLNAHWGLKASNGVPEMLAGWRGDMMAGKLNTLLDAYPRQG, from the coding sequence TTGAACTACCAAATGATAACTCAGGACGATGCGTTAAAAGCCGCCTGTGACGCCGCGCGCGGCGCCCCTGCAATTGCGCTGGATACCGAATTTGTTCGCACCCGCACCTATTACCCGCAGCTTGGCCTGATTCAGATGTATGACGGCGACAGCGTTGTGCTGATCGACCCGCTGAGCATTACCGACTGGACGCCGTTTCGCGACCTGCTGCTGGACGGCGCGGTGACCAAATACCTGCACGCGGGCAGTGAAGACCTGGAGGTGTTCCTTAATACCTTTGGCGTACTGCCTGAACCGCTGATTGATACGCAAATCCTGGCCGCGTTCTGCGGTCGCCCAATGTCATGGGGATTTGCCGCCATGGTGGAGGAGTACACCGGGATTGCGCTGGATAAAAGCGAATCGCGCACCGACTGGCTGGCGCGCCCCCTTACCGAGCGGCAGTGCGATTACGCCGCCGCCGACGTCTGGTACCTGCTGCCGATCGCCCATAAGCTGATGGCGGAAACCGAGGCCAGCGGCTGGCTTCCCGCCGCGCTGGATGAGTGTCGTCTGATGCAGCAGCGCCGTCGCGAGGTGGTATCGCCGTCCGAGGCCTGGCGCGACATCTCCAACGCCTGGCAGCTGCGCACGCGTCAGCTTGCCTGTCTGCGGCTGCTGGCCGACTGGCGTCTGCGCAAAGCGCGCGAGCGCGATCTGGCGGTCAACTTCGTGGTGCGTGAGGAGCATCTGTGGAGCGTCGCGCGCTATATGCCTGGCAGCATGGGCGAGCTTGACAGCCTCGGGCTTTCCGGCAGCGAGATTCGCTTCCACGGTAAGACGCTGCTGGGGCTGGTCAGTACCGCGCAGGCGCTGCCGGAAGACGCGCTGCCGGAGCCGCTGCTGAACCTGATGGATATGCCGGGATACCGCAAGGCCTTTAAAGAGATTAAAGCGCTGGTGCAGGACGTCAGCAAAGAGAAGGGCGTCAGCGCCGAGCTGCTGGCCTCGCGTCGTCAGATTAACCAGCTGCTGAACGCGCACTGGGGTCTTAAGGCGTCAAACGGCGTACCGGAAATGCTGGCGGGATGGCGGGGAGATATGATGGCCGGGAAGCTTAATACGCTGCTGGACGCGTACCCGCGCCAGGGCTAG
- the minE gene encoding cell division topological specificity factor MinE: protein MALLDFFLSRKKNTANIAKERLQIIVAERRRSDAEPHYLPQLRKDILEVICKYVQIDPEMVTVQLEQKDGDISILELNVTLPEAEESRT from the coding sequence ATGGCATTACTCGACTTTTTTCTCTCACGAAAAAAGAACACCGCCAATATCGCTAAAGAGCGCCTGCAAATTATCGTTGCCGAGCGTCGCCGCAGCGATGCGGAGCCGCACTATTTGCCGCAGCTCAGGAAGGATATTCTGGAGGTGATTTGTAAATACGTGCAGATCGACCCGGAAATGGTTACCGTGCAGTTGGAGCAAAAAGACGGCGACATCTCCATTCTGGAGCTCAACGTGACGCTTCCGGAAGCGGAAGAGTCACGAACGTAA
- the minD gene encoding septum site-determining protein MinD — translation MARIIVVTSGKGGVGKTTSSAAIATGLAQKGKKTVVIDFDIGLRNLDLIMGCERRVVYDFVNVIQGDASLNQALIKDKRTENLYILPASQTRDKDALTREGVEKVLDELKKMDFDFIVCDSPAGIETGALMALYFADEAIITTNPEVSSVRDSDRILGILASKSRRAENGDDAIREHLLLTRYNPSRVNNGDMLSMEDVLEILRIKLVGVIPEDQSVLRASNQGEPVILDTISDAGKAYADTVERLLGEERPFRFIEEEKKGFLKRLFGG, via the coding sequence ATGGCACGCATTATTGTAGTTACTTCGGGTAAAGGGGGCGTTGGCAAGACCACCTCCAGCGCGGCCATCGCTACTGGTTTGGCCCAGAAGGGAAAGAAAACTGTCGTTATCGATTTTGATATTGGCCTGCGTAACCTTGACCTGATCATGGGTTGTGAGCGCCGTGTCGTGTATGACTTCGTTAACGTCATCCAGGGTGATGCCTCGCTTAATCAGGCGCTGATTAAAGACAAGCGTACTGAAAATCTCTATATTCTCCCGGCGTCACAGACCCGCGATAAAGATGCGCTGACCCGTGAAGGCGTGGAGAAAGTGCTTGATGAACTCAAGAAAATGGATTTTGACTTCATCGTCTGCGATTCGCCGGCCGGTATCGAAACCGGCGCGCTGATGGCGCTCTATTTCGCTGACGAAGCCATTATCACCACCAACCCGGAAGTCTCTTCCGTGCGCGACTCAGACCGTATTCTCGGCATCCTGGCATCGAAATCACGCCGCGCCGAGAACGGCGACGATGCGATTAGAGAACATCTGCTGCTGACCCGTTACAACCCGAGCCGGGTGAACAACGGCGATATGCTGAGCATGGAAGATGTGCTGGAAATTCTGCGCATTAAACTGGTTGGCGTGATCCCGGAAGATCAATCTGTTCTGCGCGCCTCTAACCAGGGTGAACCCGTTATTCTGGATACGATATCTGACGCAGGTAAAGCCTACGCGGATACCGTTGAACGTCTGCTGGGAGAAGAACGCCCTTTCCGCTTCATCGAAGAAGAGAAGAAAGGTTTCCTCAAACGCCTGTTCGGAGGATAA
- the minC gene encoding septum site-determining protein MinC: MSYTPIELKGSSFTLSVVHLHEAKPEVIRQALEDKIAQAPAFLRHAPVVVNISSLVDAVNWQPLQQAITATGLRIMGVSGCKNPELKAEIDRAGIPLLTEGKEKIARSAPKEPPAPAPIATPVTKTRLIDMPVRSGQRIYAPHCDLIVTSHVSAGAELIADGNIHVYGMMRGRALAGASGDRDAQIFCTHLAAELVSIAGEYWLSDKIPAEFYGKAARLRLDATALTIEPLN, encoded by the coding sequence ATGTCATATACGCCAATCGAACTTAAAGGCAGTAGCTTTACCTTATCAGTGGTTCATTTGCATGAGGCAAAACCCGAGGTTATTCGTCAGGCGTTAGAAGACAAAATCGCCCAGGCACCGGCGTTTTTACGCCATGCGCCTGTGGTGGTGAATATCAGCAGTCTTGTCGATGCCGTGAACTGGCAGCCTTTACAGCAGGCTATTACCGCAACGGGCCTGCGCATTATGGGCGTCAGTGGCTGTAAAAATCCGGAATTAAAGGCGGAAATAGACCGTGCGGGTATTCCCTTATTAACTGAAGGGAAAGAAAAAATCGCGCGTTCGGCTCCGAAAGAACCGCCTGCGCCCGCCCCAATTGCTACCCCGGTCACAAAAACGCGATTGATTGATATGCCGGTTCGTTCCGGTCAGCGGATTTATGCACCACACTGTGATCTGATTGTGACAAGTCACGTCAGCGCCGGCGCGGAACTTATCGCCGACGGCAATATTCACGTTTATGGCATGATGCGTGGACGCGCGCTGGCTGGCGCCAGCGGCGACAGAGACGCACAAATATTTTGTACTCACCTTGCAGCGGAACTGGTGTCCATCGCAGGGGAGTACTGGCTGAGCGATAAAATCCCGGCCGAATTTTATGGCAAAGCGGCCCGTCTGCGTCTGGACGCCACCGCTCTGACAATTGAACCGTTAAACTAA
- a CDS encoding YcgL domain-containing protein, producing MFCVIYRSTKRDQTYLYVEKKDDFSRVPEELMQGFGQPKLVMILPLDGRKKLVNADLDKVKQALADQGYYLQLPPPPENLLKQYLAENGKK from the coding sequence ATGTTTTGTGTGATCTACCGGAGTACCAAACGCGACCAGACCTACCTGTATGTCGAAAAAAAAGACGATTTTTCGCGCGTACCGGAGGAGTTAATGCAGGGATTCGGCCAGCCGAAGCTGGTGATGATCCTGCCGCTTGATGGCCGCAAAAAGCTGGTCAATGCCGACCTCGACAAAGTAAAACAGGCGCTGGCCGATCAGGGCTACTATCTGCAGCTTCCGCCTCCGCCGGAAAACCTGCTGAAGCAATATCTGGCGGAGAACGGAAAAAAATAA